A window from Opitutia bacterium ISCC 52 encodes these proteins:
- a CDS encoding LacI family transcriptional regulator — MSKKSLQNSSKKSPTFADIAEAAGVCKATVSLALRNNSRIPAITRERIQKIAQRMGYRNNPLVNANMARVRRSKEWKSSMPTIGLLSTFYDEQREDKRVEWHIGSRFHEGCKRRASDLGFDFDFLEFDLAYYSNERIQQVLLNRQISGLVLAPMRFSDTPLKLDWSPFAVASIGFSDPLGNIPSVFYDNFRCMQDILDFLSERGYKRPGFITDSENETRGGHLWNAGFLEYQNRLIKEKDRVPILHIHKPELLFEKPDYEAMHVWHKQYKPDVIITFRSKILDYFTSLGYKVPDEFGYMVLNWSSRTDGCSGYRQCHEEMAEVATNIVSERLYNNERGELTKPRTTVLRGDFVEGFTIR, encoded by the coding sequence ATGAGCAAGAAATCACTCCAGAATAGCTCCAAAAAAAGCCCCACTTTTGCGGACATAGCCGAAGCCGCTGGTGTCTGCAAAGCAACCGTGTCACTTGCACTGAGAAATAATTCACGGATACCGGCCATCACACGAGAACGCATCCAGAAGATAGCCCAGAGAATGGGCTACCGGAATAATCCACTGGTTAATGCAAATATGGCGCGGGTTCGAAGGTCGAAAGAGTGGAAAAGCTCCATGCCCACTATAGGGCTGCTCTCTACTTTTTATGATGAACAGCGTGAAGACAAACGCGTGGAATGGCACATCGGCAGTCGATTCCATGAAGGCTGTAAGCGACGCGCCTCAGACCTCGGCTTTGATTTTGATTTTCTGGAATTCGATTTAGCCTATTATTCGAATGAACGTATTCAACAAGTCCTATTAAACCGTCAAATTTCTGGCCTGGTACTCGCACCCATGCGATTCTCAGATACGCCATTAAAACTAGACTGGTCTCCGTTTGCAGTCGCCTCAATCGGATTCTCCGATCCCTTGGGAAACATACCCAGCGTATTCTACGATAATTTTCGGTGCATGCAGGACATCCTCGATTTCTTAAGCGAGCGCGGCTACAAACGCCCAGGCTTCATCACCGACTCTGAAAACGAGACAAGAGGCGGTCACCTTTGGAACGCAGGTTTCCTGGAATATCAAAATAGGCTCATCAAAGAAAAAGACCGCGTACCCATTTTACACATACATAAACCCGAGCTACTGTTTGAAAAACCGGATTACGAAGCCATGCACGTATGGCACAAACAATACAAGCCGGATGTCATCATCACCTTTCGCTCCAAAATCTTAGATTACTTCACGAGCCTGGGTTACAAAGTTCCAGATGAATTTGGCTACATGGTTTTGAACTGGTCATCACGCACCGATGGTTGTTCTGGCTATCGCCAATGCCACGAAGAAATGGCAGAGGTAGCAACTAACATTGTGTCGGAACGTTTGTATAACAACGAACGTGGTGAGCTGACTAAACCACGAACGACAGTACTTCGTGGCGACTTCGTCGAAGGGTTTACGATTAGGTAG
- a CDS encoding sulfatase-like hydrolase/transferase: MKRPNILWYCTDQQRFDTIGALGNVHVKTPTLDQLVRDGVSFTNTYCQSPICTPSRASLMTGFYPSRTRNTRNGNDTFPEDIPLISKLIADAGYACGLIGKFHLVSAGRRPEPRLNDGFTYWQHSHAPRDDWPEGAHQYADWVREQGQSLDEMRNSPERVRPEYHQAKWASDCAIDYISQDHGKPWMLNINVYDPHPPFIPPAEYDAQFDPEDMPGPYFKESDIKNQKALEKVDFQGEVRSPEEHQAKSAQAKYYAMIAQIDDQFARILKALDETGQRENTVIIFTSDHGETLGDHGLMFKGCRFYEGLVKVPLIFSCPNQFNSNKQCSGLVELLDLSATLLELAGLEIPDYHKGKSLMPYLKSDDTGAQIRSHARCEYFDALDPYFTGGSGAFATMHRNERYKLVVYHDHGLGELFDLETDPWEFNNLWDDTNYESIKNQLILESFNSHVNLTTNVGSKRIAPM, from the coding sequence ATGAAACGCCCAAATATTCTTTGGTACTGTACTGACCAACAACGCTTTGATACCATCGGCGCACTAGGAAATGTGCATGTGAAAACTCCCACCTTGGATCAGCTCGTTCGAGATGGCGTTTCATTTACCAACACCTATTGCCAAAGCCCCATTTGCACACCGAGCCGAGCCAGCCTGATGACTGGCTTCTATCCGAGTCGAACGAGAAATACACGGAACGGGAACGACACATTCCCCGAAGATATTCCACTCATCTCCAAGCTGATTGCGGATGCGGGTTATGCCTGTGGCTTGATTGGAAAATTCCACCTGGTCAGCGCTGGCCGAAGGCCTGAACCGCGACTGAATGATGGATTCACTTACTGGCAACACTCCCATGCCCCACGTGATGATTGGCCCGAAGGCGCTCATCAATACGCAGACTGGGTTCGCGAGCAGGGACAGAGTTTGGATGAGATGAGAAATTCACCAGAACGCGTCCGTCCCGAATACCATCAAGCGAAATGGGCCTCGGACTGCGCCATCGACTATATTTCTCAGGATCATGGAAAGCCATGGATGCTAAACATCAATGTCTACGATCCTCACCCACCCTTCATTCCACCAGCCGAGTATGACGCCCAGTTCGATCCGGAAGATATGCCCGGCCCTTACTTTAAGGAATCCGATATCAAGAACCAGAAAGCCTTGGAAAAAGTAGATTTCCAGGGAGAGGTTCGATCCCCCGAAGAACATCAGGCCAAATCAGCTCAGGCTAAATACTATGCGATGATCGCCCAGATCGACGATCAGTTTGCCCGGATACTCAAAGCCCTCGACGAAACAGGCCAACGGGAAAACACGGTCATCATTTTCACATCGGATCACGGCGAAACATTAGGCGATCATGGTCTTATGTTCAAAGGGTGTCGCTTTTACGAAGGACTCGTGAAGGTTCCGCTTATTTTCTCCTGTCCAAATCAATTTAACAGCAACAAGCAGTGCTCAGGACTTGTAGAACTCCTGGACCTCTCAGCAACTTTGCTAGAATTAGCTGGATTAGAGATCCCAGACTATCACAAGGGAAAGAGTTTGATGCCCTATCTAAAAAGCGATGACACGGGCGCTCAGATACGAAGCCATGCCCGCTGCGAATATTTTGATGCCTTGGATCCTTATTTTACCGGTGGCAGTGGAGCCTTTGCTACCATGCACCGAAACGAGCGCTACAAGTTGGTCGTCTACCACGACCATGGATTAGGTGAACTCTTTGACCTGGAAACAGATCCCTGGGAATTCAATAATTTATGGGATGACACGAACTACGAATCCATTAAGAACCAATTAATTTTGGAGAGTTTCAATAGTCACGTAAACCTCACCACTAATGTGGGATCTAAACGAATCGCACCCATGTGA
- a CDS encoding TonB-dependent receptor plug domain-containing protein: MKAIHPKDYIRILFVLVLSCAVISQPLLAQNEDEEDVYTLSQFQIDESEVQGYLATSTLAGTRIKTDLKDLGSAISVVTEEFMDDVSATDAQTLLSYTLGTEVGGYQGNFAGGSEQRQSRIYLTDERVNPQRNQRIRGLGSADLTRGFFLSDIPFDTYNTERVTVSRGPNSLLFGIGSPGGVINNATKQALHGEEFGEIGVRLDNYGSWRLSFDYNKPLIEDKLSLRVAMLEESMEFKQQPAYEDQSRIYAALDWIIAEGNGNLTRFRVNYEDGEQEGSPLEVIPPTVAYHNWFEPISSNISQYTGVEADPWVISPSEGGTWQFQALHDNPLVTQNDESKVFTNVHPTIFRHVGISYTTRGATVPDVGGGLGLGGYNGLIPWSPSRDTLASTGLVGTPVAQGLPDDTPVGGFRDWHTVSPYAEGYATGFVAPTLQNRDVFDFYNHMYSNGLDNVVREFDALNIALEQSFFDGKAGIEVAFDEQSYFTHENFPFSGGNGTSSAGPYDIYVHNSVYLTNGQLNPNLGRAYTRVRAPQQFYNWSDRETFRITAFGEVDLSENDGFLGWLGRHRWTGLYNDYSLDTFMRNTKDQGDSNEIDMNSTQQAGSQGLRHGRRNVNIMAYTSEQSLIGVQSMDDVRLHPIDFVMYEPGLSYNYAWVDTTGAGDRMIHTNEVFINRMLFNENINQTNIEAKALAWQGYFLDDTIVAMYGYREDDTESFARNPASEASASQYTSIGEYNPEFTKLSSTPALVEDGDTQTWSVVGRLPENLLGEMPFDFQVHWATSENFNPIGLRNNALGETIGQPTGTTEEYGFQFSSKDNRYVIKLNWFETQLANVNAGVNFNLANHVFNRINEHRDGEQSGIDWNEHLIRLPGGADPAGHPIQTYDQWYSATLNSIPSVLRDIVSPQQVDNDGDGMWDEYQFDSIPNLRSTRDQKAEGFEIEFVANPTASWRLMANIGQQETVFSNTAPVMAQLTQEYVAAIEASRMDELQEDGAFQRDEETYSINLGRGIRGPIVQARALDGTVSNEQREWRFTGVSTYQFREGALEGWGVGGAVRWEDEAATGYVFSVDPETGAPLPDVNRPYYDDGLFSGDLWFTYNTMIWDDKVDWRLQLNIRNLVGESGNIPVRTNPDGQVAVIRIPNPRTVYLSSTFKF, translated from the coding sequence ATGAAAGCAATACACCCAAAAGATTATATTAGAATACTCTTTGTACTCGTTTTGTCCTGCGCTGTTATTAGTCAACCGTTGCTGGCTCAAAATGAAGACGAAGAGGATGTATACACCTTGAGCCAGTTCCAGATCGATGAATCTGAAGTTCAGGGTTACTTGGCTACCAGTACGCTCGCTGGTACTCGTATCAAGACGGACTTAAAAGATTTAGGCTCCGCGATTTCAGTGGTGACCGAAGAATTCATGGACGACGTATCGGCCACGGATGCCCAAACGCTCCTGTCCTACACCCTGGGAACGGAAGTGGGAGGATACCAAGGTAATTTTGCCGGTGGCTCGGAACAGCGACAGTCCCGCATTTACCTGACCGATGAAAGAGTCAATCCCCAACGAAACCAACGGATTCGTGGTCTCGGATCCGCTGACTTAACCCGCGGATTCTTCCTCTCCGACATTCCTTTTGACACCTACAATACCGAACGGGTCACCGTCAGTCGTGGCCCCAATTCTTTGCTCTTTGGTATTGGTAGTCCGGGCGGGGTCATCAACAACGCCACCAAACAAGCCTTGCACGGAGAAGAGTTTGGTGAAATTGGTGTTCGGCTCGACAATTATGGTAGCTGGCGCCTGAGTTTCGATTATAATAAACCTCTGATTGAAGATAAGCTGTCTCTCAGGGTCGCCATGCTTGAAGAGAGTATGGAATTTAAACAACAACCTGCCTACGAGGATCAGTCTCGCATCTATGCGGCCCTGGACTGGATTATTGCTGAAGGTAACGGCAATCTGACGCGTTTCCGGGTCAATTATGAAGACGGCGAACAGGAAGGTTCTCCCCTGGAAGTCATTCCACCTACCGTGGCCTACCATAACTGGTTTGAGCCGATTTCTTCGAATATTTCTCAATACACTGGTGTGGAGGCCGATCCGTGGGTGATTTCGCCCAGCGAAGGGGGCACGTGGCAGTTTCAGGCTCTTCATGATAATCCCCTGGTAACCCAAAATGATGAATCCAAGGTATTTACCAATGTGCACCCGACCATTTTCCGTCACGTGGGAATCAGTTACACCACCCGCGGGGCAACCGTTCCAGATGTAGGTGGCGGTCTTGGCCTGGGCGGCTATAACGGCTTGATTCCGTGGAGCCCGAGTCGAGACACACTGGCCAGCACTGGCCTAGTGGGCACCCCGGTTGCTCAGGGCCTCCCGGATGACACACCGGTGGGCGGTTTTCGGGACTGGCATACGGTCAGCCCTTATGCTGAGGGCTATGCGACGGGTTTCGTGGCTCCCACCCTGCAGAATCGCGATGTGTTCGATTTCTACAACCACATGTACAGTAATGGACTGGACAATGTTGTCCGTGAATTTGACGCCTTAAATATCGCACTGGAACAGAGCTTCTTTGATGGGAAGGCCGGTATTGAAGTCGCTTTTGACGAACAATCTTATTTTACCCATGAGAATTTCCCTTTTTCAGGTGGTAACGGTACCAGTTCAGCCGGACCCTACGATATTTATGTGCACAACTCAGTTTACCTGACCAATGGACAGCTCAATCCAAATCTTGGCCGGGCCTACACTCGGGTTCGAGCTCCACAACAGTTTTATAATTGGAGTGATCGGGAAACCTTTCGTATCACCGCCTTTGGCGAGGTCGATCTATCAGAAAACGACGGTTTCTTGGGTTGGTTGGGACGTCACCGCTGGACCGGACTCTACAACGATTACTCCCTGGATACGTTTATGCGGAACACAAAGGATCAAGGGGATAGTAATGAGATCGATATGAATTCCACTCAGCAGGCCGGCTCTCAAGGACTAAGACACGGCCGGCGAAATGTTAACATTATGGCCTACACCAGTGAGCAGTCATTGATTGGCGTCCAGTCCATGGATGATGTGCGACTTCACCCCATCGATTTTGTAATGTATGAACCAGGATTAAGCTATAATTACGCCTGGGTGGATACAACGGGAGCAGGAGACCGCATGATTCACACCAACGAAGTGTTTATTAACCGCATGTTATTTAATGAAAACATCAACCAGACCAACATTGAAGCCAAGGCACTTGCCTGGCAGGGTTACTTCCTGGACGACACCATCGTGGCCATGTATGGATACCGCGAAGACGATACGGAAAGTTTTGCCAGAAACCCGGCATCTGAAGCGAGCGCCAGTCAATATACCTCTATAGGGGAATATAATCCAGAATTCACAAAACTCTCTTCTACTCCAGCACTGGTGGAAGACGGCGACACCCAAACCTGGAGTGTCGTAGGCCGCCTGCCCGAAAATCTGTTAGGGGAGATGCCCTTTGATTTTCAAGTCCACTGGGCCACATCGGAGAATTTCAATCCGATCGGACTGCGCAATAATGCGTTGGGTGAAACCATTGGTCAACCCACTGGCACTACCGAAGAATATGGCTTCCAGTTCAGTTCGAAAGACAACCGATATGTGATTAAATTAAACTGGTTTGAAACCCAACTAGCGAACGTCAACGCCGGGGTTAATTTCAACTTGGCTAATCACGTGTTCAACCGAATCAACGAACACCGCGACGGTGAGCAAAGTGGCATCGATTGGAATGAGCACTTGATACGCCTTCCCGGAGGCGCAGATCCGGCGGGACACCCTATTCAAACCTACGATCAATGGTATAGCGCCACTTTGAATTCCATACCTTCAGTATTGAGAGACATTGTCAGTCCCCAGCAGGTGGATAACGACGGAGATGGGATGTGGGATGAATATCAATTTGATTCCATTCCCAACCTTCGTTCAACCCGGGATCAAAAGGCCGAAGGTTTTGAAATCGAATTTGTGGCCAATCCAACCGCGTCCTGGCGTTTGATGGCCAACATCGGACAGCAAGAGACGGTATTTTCTAATACCGCTCCCGTCATGGCTCAACTTACACAGGAATACGTTGCCGCTATCGAGGCCAGCCGTATGGATGAACTCCAAGAGGATGGAGCCTTCCAACGGGATGAAGAGACTTACAGCATTAATCTCGGAAGAGGTATCAGAGGTCCGATTGTTCAAGCCAGAGCTCTTGACGGAACCGTATCCAACGAACAGCGCGAATGGCGCTTTACCGGAGTAAGCACCTATCAATTCCGGGAAGGAGCACTAGAAGGCTGGGGAGTTGGTGGTGCCGTCCGCTGGGAAGACGAAGCAGCAACCGGCTACGTATTCAGTGTGGATCCCGAGACCGGTGCCCCGCTTCCGGATGTCAATCGTCCCTATTACGATGATGGACTGTTCAGTGGAGATCTTTGGTTTACCTACAACACCATGATTTGGGATGATAAGGTAGACTGGCGCCTACAGTTGAACATCCGCAACTTGGTCGGTGAGAGTGGAAACATTCCGGTCAGAACCAATCCGGACGGACAAGTGGCTGTTATTCGTATCCCCAATCCTCGCACGGTTTATCTTTCAAGCACCTTTAAGTTCTAG
- a CDS encoding TonB-dependent receptor plug domain-containing protein, which produces MKTILHKASKALAYVLPLFCVIVMPFASAQEDDDVYNLSLFQIDEEETQGYLATSTLAGTRIKTDLKDLGAAISVVTSEFMDDISATDAQTLLSYTSNTEVGGFQGNFSGAQASNRSRFVDNDSRTNPQRNQRIRGLGAADLTRGYFLTDIAFDSYNTERVTVSRGPNSLLFGIGSPGGVINNATKQAIHNNNFGELGIRFDNYGSWRAEVDYNKVIVEDRVSLRVALLEESQEYKQEPAHEDQHRVYAALNVVLSENEASDFLDATIFRANYERGERSGSPVEVIPPSVAYHGWFEPTPSSISQYTGSVPAANARAPGDGGTWEFQALHDDPLHIGSVGSSEAAVGTNVHPSNFRHNAIYYPGKGAPANVGIPGSNIQGYTSLIPWRASQGDTIDSTGLAGSPLAAGLPGDTGVNDFREFATNSPYAESYAIGFAVPTLRNTDVFDYRNKMYTNGLDLAIRDFDVMNLALEQNFFNNNAGIEIAYDEQSYDTYQDFIFSGGLQHSSRGEYDIYVMNSTHLINGQPNPNLGRAFTANAGTQQQFEQIDRETFRVTAFAKLDLTENDGFLGMLGRHTFTGLYNDHTKDRHWWTNRDATGSDEFSMNSAMQHQLGGGRRNTNLTVFTSDSLIGVQSMDDVRLYPIDFPRPQVGDTFEYLYVDTTPASNANSNGIRDRSLKTGTIYTTSYLQDENISQNSIEAKAFAWQGYFLDDHIVGLYGWREDDTKSFARANATEVGFSQRLPDLTHNPDYARLSNTPSLEETGDTTTWSVVGRYPEVLFGELPFNLQVHYAESENFNPIGLRNSPLGVPIGQPTGTTEEYGFQISSDDNKYAIKFNWFETRLANSNTDPALTTNFANHVVGRINAYRDAQQGGFTWADELTWVEGPLESYPHQSFEEFYAASLATIPSELASVANPRPVDDDGDGEWDRYETDSIPNVQSTQDRVAEGFEVELVANFTPNWRMMMNISQQETVQSNTATILAGLAEDYVSAVQSARLGETEQDGSLGADSEAYEVSLLGGLLAPIRGAKALDNTASNEQREWRITGVTNYEFTEGRLDGFGIGGAFRWEDEAATGYVFQLEPESGVPVPDVTRPYFDDGLFSGDLWFTYGQRIWDDKIDWSIRLNIRNLVGESDDIPVKTNPDGQVAVIRIPNPRTVYLSNTFKF; this is translated from the coding sequence ATGAAAACGATACTCCATAAAGCGAGCAAAGCGCTTGCCTATGTACTGCCGCTTTTTTGCGTGATCGTGATGCCCTTTGCATCCGCTCAAGAAGACGATGATGTCTACAATCTGAGTCTGTTCCAGATTGATGAAGAAGAAACTCAGGGTTACTTGGCTACCAGTACGCTCGCTGGAACGCGGATTAAAACCGACCTGAAAGATCTAGGTGCTGCTATCTCGGTGGTTACCTCTGAATTCATGGATGATATATCCGCTACCGATGCTCAAACGCTCTTGTCTTATACAAGTAATACGGAAGTCGGCGGCTTTCAGGGAAACTTTAGTGGAGCCCAGGCCAGCAACCGAAGTCGTTTTGTTGATAATGACTCGAGAACTAATCCCCAACGTAACCAACGTATTCGTGGGCTAGGTGCCGCTGATTTGACTCGAGGATATTTTCTGACGGATATCGCTTTTGATAGTTACAACACTGAGCGGGTAACTGTCAGCCGTGGACCCAATTCACTACTTTTTGGTATTGGTAGTCCTGGTGGTGTGATCAATAACGCGACAAAGCAAGCCATTCACAATAACAACTTTGGTGAACTGGGAATCCGTTTTGATAACTACGGCAGTTGGCGCGCAGAAGTTGATTATAACAAAGTAATAGTCGAAGATCGGGTCTCCTTGCGCGTTGCACTTTTAGAGGAAAGCCAAGAATACAAGCAGGAGCCAGCGCACGAGGACCAACATCGCGTATACGCTGCACTGAATGTCGTCTTATCTGAGAATGAAGCGAGCGACTTTCTGGATGCCACCATTTTTAGAGCCAATTACGAAAGAGGTGAGCGCTCAGGTTCACCGGTGGAGGTTATTCCTCCATCTGTTGCATACCATGGTTGGTTCGAACCTACTCCCTCTTCGATTTCACAGTATACAGGTTCAGTGCCCGCCGCAAACGCTCGTGCTCCTGGCGATGGAGGAACCTGGGAGTTTCAAGCTCTCCACGATGATCCACTTCATATTGGTTCTGTGGGAAGTAGTGAAGCCGCCGTTGGTACCAATGTTCACCCCAGTAATTTTCGCCACAATGCGATTTATTACCCCGGAAAAGGCGCTCCTGCGAATGTAGGTATTCCTGGATCAAACATTCAAGGTTACACGTCCTTGATCCCATGGAGAGCTAGCCAGGGTGATACCATAGACAGCACAGGATTAGCAGGTAGTCCGTTGGCTGCTGGATTACCAGGCGACACTGGGGTTAATGATTTTCGGGAATTTGCTACCAATAGTCCTTATGCCGAATCTTATGCTATCGGTTTTGCGGTTCCTACCTTAAGGAACACAGATGTATTCGATTACCGAAACAAGATGTATACCAACGGATTGGACCTGGCGATTCGTGATTTTGATGTAATGAATTTAGCATTGGAACAAAATTTCTTTAACAATAATGCCGGTATCGAAATTGCTTACGACGAACAAAGTTACGATACTTATCAGGACTTCATCTTTTCGGGAGGACTCCAGCATAGTAGTCGTGGAGAGTATGATATTTATGTCATGAATTCCACCCACTTGATCAATGGTCAGCCTAACCCAAATCTGGGTCGTGCATTTACCGCTAACGCGGGAACTCAACAACAATTTGAGCAAATTGATCGTGAAACATTTCGGGTCACGGCTTTTGCCAAACTTGATTTAACAGAGAACGACGGGTTTCTTGGAATGTTGGGGCGACACACTTTTACCGGCCTCTACAACGACCATACCAAGGACCGTCATTGGTGGACCAACAGAGACGCGACGGGCAGTGATGAGTTCTCTATGAATTCAGCTATGCAACACCAACTGGGTGGAGGTCGCAGAAATACCAATCTCACAGTATTTACCAGTGACTCTCTTATTGGAGTTCAGTCCATGGATGATGTTCGCCTTTATCCCATTGATTTTCCAAGACCACAAGTGGGAGATACCTTTGAGTATTTATATGTGGATACCACTCCCGCGAGTAATGCAAATAGCAACGGTATTAGAGACCGCAGTCTTAAAACCGGTACTATTTATACGACTAGCTACTTGCAGGACGAAAACATCAGCCAAAACAGCATCGAAGCGAAAGCTTTCGCTTGGCAGGGTTACTTCTTGGACGATCACATTGTAGGTCTTTATGGCTGGCGCGAAGATGACACCAAGAGCTTTGCCCGTGCCAATGCAACTGAAGTTGGGTTTTCGCAGAGACTGCCAGACCTGACGCACAATCCGGATTACGCACGACTTTCCAATACGCCTTCTTTGGAAGAAACCGGGGATACAACCACTTGGAGTGTAGTCGGTCGTTATCCAGAAGTCTTATTTGGAGAGCTTCCATTTAATCTCCAAGTGCATTATGCAGAATCCGAGAATTTCAACCCGATTGGCCTTCGTAATAGTCCGCTGGGAGTTCCTATCGGTCAGCCTACTGGTACGACTGAGGAATATGGATTTCAAATTTCCTCGGATGACAACAAGTATGCGATCAAGTTTAACTGGTTCGAAACGAGATTAGCGAATTCTAATACAGATCCTGCACTTACAACAAACTTCGCGAACCATGTGGTTGGTCGAATCAATGCGTACCGCGATGCTCAGCAAGGAGGATTCACTTGGGCAGACGAGCTAACTTGGGTAGAAGGTCCTCTAGAAAGTTATCCGCATCAGAGCTTCGAAGAGTTTTATGCCGCTTCATTGGCTACCATTCCTTCCGAACTCGCTTCTGTTGCTAATCCTAGACCTGTTGATGATGACGGAGACGGGGAGTGGGATCGTTATGAAACAGACAGCATCCCCAACGTTCAGTCTACTCAGGATCGTGTCGCAGAAGGATTCGAAGTTGAGCTCGTAGCTAATTTCACTCCGAACTGGCGCATGATGATGAATATCAGTCAGCAGGAAACGGTTCAGTCGAATACCGCCACGATTTTGGCAGGGCTTGCAGAAGATTATGTGTCTGCTGTTCAATCAGCTCGACTCGGAGAAACCGAACAAGATGGATCCTTGGGAGCTGACTCAGAAGCCTATGAAGTTTCACTGTTGGGCGGATTGCTCGCGCCTATCCGCGGTGCCAAAGCTTTGGATAATACCGCTTCGAACGAACAACGTGAGTGGCGTATTACCGGTGTAACCAATTATGAGTTCACTGAAGGTCGCCTGGATGGATTCGGTATTGGTGGAGCCTTCCGTTGGGAAGATGAAGCAGCTACCGGTTATGTATTTCAACTCGAGCCCGAAAGCGGAGTGCCTGTTCCTGACGTAACACGCCCATATTTTGATGACGGTCTGTTTAGTGGGGACCTGTGGTTCACTTATGGACAACGTATCTGGGATGACAAAATTGATTGGAGCATCCGGCTCAATATCAGAAACCTGGTGGGTGAAAGTGATGACATTCCAGTGAAAACTAATCCCGATGGTCAAGTGGCTGTAATTCGAATTCCGAATCCACGCACTGTCTACCTTTCTAATACTTTTAAGTTCTAA
- a CDS encoding tripartite tricarboxylate transporter TctB family protein, whose protein sequence is MTDVQRNAIKHTLIAGLILVSIFQYVKLGSGLGEEYPRKPIRVVVPFQPGGGSDTFVRIVQKAINDDQLMPQPLVVVNKPGGGTSIGSSYVKDARADGYAVLCLHEALMVAKSNGQSPNGPDDYEVAAATGEFGVVVLVSNESPYQNLGDLMEAAKAQPETLNFGINFNTPTHFSAIMLENTLPGARFRFVATGGGAHRLAGVMGGHLDVIILSIGEYVRFKENGLKAIAYLGEDRLDSIPDIPTSAELGFPVFSANLHYWWFPKGTDASIVNFFADVMGKVMASDYVLQRTEELQILPRIIVGDELSQRIDDRMEAFGKIKPEHRIELPDFEVWTMGFVLLFVLLVSVSHFRNKQTKVDTTSEIRLRYDFAFGTLAMTIVYVLIMGLGIVPFIWATIIFVMVAGLFLTGMDKRKWVSIVEVALLMSFGLHYVFTQLFTIDLP, encoded by the coding sequence ATGACTGACGTTCAACGAAACGCTATTAAGCACACCCTCATTGCTGGACTCATCCTGGTCTCGATCTTTCAGTATGTGAAGTTAGGATCTGGCTTAGGAGAAGAATATCCCAGAAAACCCATACGCGTCGTGGTACCCTTTCAACCCGGCGGAGGATCGGACACCTTTGTTCGGATTGTTCAAAAGGCTATCAATGATGATCAACTCATGCCTCAACCTTTGGTAGTGGTCAACAAGCCGGGTGGGGGAACGTCGATTGGAAGCAGCTATGTGAAAGACGCGCGCGCCGATGGTTATGCAGTGCTCTGTTTGCACGAAGCCTTGATGGTGGCAAAGTCTAACGGACAATCACCGAACGGTCCCGACGATTATGAAGTAGCTGCTGCCACCGGGGAATTTGGTGTAGTGGTACTTGTTTCCAATGAATCTCCTTACCAAAACCTGGGAGATCTAATGGAAGCCGCCAAAGCTCAACCTGAGACCCTGAATTTTGGCATCAATTTCAATACCCCGACGCATTTTTCAGCTATTATGCTAGAGAATACGCTACCGGGAGCTCGCTTCCGGTTTGTCGCAACAGGTGGAGGTGCGCATCGATTGGCCGGAGTCATGGGAGGACATCTCGACGTCATCATTTTGTCTATCGGGGAGTATGTCCGATTTAAGGAGAACGGATTGAAGGCCATCGCTTATCTTGGGGAAGATCGTCTAGATTCTATTCCCGACATTCCAACCAGTGCGGAGTTGGGCTTTCCTGTTTTCAGTGCGAATCTTCACTATTGGTGGTTTCCTAAGGGTACAGATGCATCGATCGTAAATTTCTTCGCTGATGTCATGGGCAAGGTGATGGCCTCCGATTACGTGCTTCAACGTACGGAGGAGCTGCAGATTCTTCCACGAATCATCGTGGGAGATGAGCTGAGTCAACGCATTGACGATCGCATGGAAGCGTTTGGAAAAATCAAACCCGAGCATCGAATTGAACTGCCTGACTTTGAAGTTTGGACGATGGGATTTGTGTTATTGTTCGTATTGCTTGTATCGGTAAGCCACTTCCGAAACAAGCAAACCAAAGTCGATACGACATCTGAGATACGATTGCGTTACGATTTCGCTTTTGGGACCTTAGCGATGACGATTGTTTACGTATTGATCATGGGACTGGGGATAGTTCCATTTATTTGGGCGACCATCATCTTTGTAATGGTTGCTGGGCTATTTTTGACAGGCATGGATAAGCGTAAGTGGGTTTCCATCGTAGAAGTCGCTCTGCTCATGTCCTTTGGACTGCATTATGTCTTCACTCAATTGTTCACCATCGATCTGCCCTGA